The nucleotide window AATATAGAATCTATTGTCGAAAGTAGTGAAATCATTCCATTAGAGACAAATTCGGAATCACTTATCGGCTCAATTGATGATATTAAGTTTGATCAAGAATTGATTTTTATAGCAGATAAACGAAAGACTAGTACCTTGTTTATATATTCTAAAGAAGGAGACTTTCTTAGGAAAATATATAGAAAAGGTAATGCTGGAGAAGAATATTTATCTTTTGATGGATTTGATTTAGATGTAGAGAATAAACTAATTTACATTTTAGATGGTACGCGTGGTAGTATTCTTGTTTGGGACTATCAAGGGAATTATGTAGATAAATACAATTTACCGTGTAACAATATTAATACTTTTATGTATTTGAATAATGGTTGCTTTTATATTGATTTTGGATTCCGTCAAAATGCTTTTATTAAAGACGCACCACACAATTTAGTGCTATATAACACGGTGACAGATAGTTTGGAAAATTCCTTTTTCCCTTTTGATTTTGATATGTTTAAGTTAAGGATATTGGATAACTCAATATTTTACAAACAAGATAATAAAGTTTTTTATAAACCTTTACTTAGCAATAATGTATTTGAAATAGAAAAAGATTCTTTAAATCCAATATTAGAATGTGATTTAGACGGATTTGAAATACCTATTTCTTCTTATTACCTTACAAATAAAGAATTTGAAAAAGAACAAGAAACGAAACATTACGCCCAAATAGGAAAATATCTAAATTTTGAAAATTGGATTTACACAAGTATTGATCGGAATACAATGAGTGCTCATTATTTTTATAATAAAGAAACTCAACAAGGATTTTTAGACTTGTCTTTTGTTATGAACAAAAATGGTTTTATTGCACCAGATATATATCAATGTGACGATAACTCTTTTTGTGGTTGGATTATGCCAGAACAATTATATTTGTTTGATCCCAATACGGTGTTATTGCAAGATGATAATCCTTTTTTAGTAATTTATAACTTAAAACAATAATGAAAAAACAAAAAAACATTCTACTGATTGTGTCGTTTATAGGTATTGCAGTTATAACTTTCTTAAGCTATAAACTTACACAGAGTGACTGTATGCGTAATATATTCTCTTATAATGTTAAAAAGAATATCTCTGAGGCTTTTTATGATAAGAAAGAGTTGACAATAAATTCAGAAGAGCTTGATACCTTTTGGAAAGAAGGCTATGAAACAATGATATTAATTTCGTCTAATACTTCTGAAGAAGGAATATTAGGTATTGATTCAATATTTTCTTTTGACAAAGAGAAATATAACAGTATGAATACATTTTTATTAATCAACGATGCTTTTGATGATATTGCCATTTCTCCGAAATATCAAATACCTTGTTTGGTTATAAAGGGTAATCCGTTTGATATTATTTTGAACAATACTTCAGAGCCAGTGATTTGCTCAGTAAGGAAAAGTGAAAATAAATACTTCTTTAGTTTTTTGAAACGTATTTAATCTGTAGTGTTGATAAATATAAGGACTATACGGAAATAATATCTCCTTCTTCGACATACCAAATATATCCTTTTACATTAATATATTTCATATCGCGAAGTATTTGCATATATTCTTCTACTTGCTTTTTGTGGCTTTTACGTTCTTTGCCGAATTTGTAATCAATAACAATAGTTTCGGTGTCGGAAAACAAAACACGGTCGGGGCGTTTGCTTACAACTTCTCCATTTTCTTCTAATAGTATTGTGTATTCGGGATAGCTTTTATAACTGCCGTTAAACCAATGTTCGTTATTCGACTCTTTTATAGCCGATAGAACACTGCTTTGTATAATTTCTTTTTCGTTGTAAGGAATTAATCCTTCGGTTACGAAAGAATCAATAATGCTGTTTAAGTCGTCGATATGAGTTATTTGTTCAAACAACTTGTGCATAATGTTACCGTGAGAGATGTATTTGTTTTCTTCGGTTTGCAACACAAATTCTCTCGATTTGTTTGATTGCTTAAATATAGGCTTATCTGTTGTAAGTGCCGAAGATATAAACTTTGTAGCGTATGCTTTGGGTTGTGTAAGAAACGGATTATCCGACGATTTATCTGTTTTGTTTTTAGAAGGATTTATCTTTCCGAACGAGAAAACTTTATCCTCGTCATTCCACTCTCCGTTTAAACTTGTGTTGTTGATAAAGCTTTGTAGTAAGTTTGCGGCAGAAGATATGCCTTTTACTTCTTTAGAGTATGTGGCTATTACAATAAGATTATGTTCGGCTCTTGTGAAAGCCACATATAAAATGTTTAGATTGTCGAACCACGACTGTACGGTTTCTTCTACATACTCTTCCGCAAATACAGTGTCTGCCATTTTATTATTGTATCCGACAGGAAGCATAGCCAAAGAATAAACATCTTCTTTTTGTTTGCACCATATAGTTTGGTCGTATTTAGGATTTATAGACCATTTACAGTAAGGTATAATTACAGTGTGAAACTGTAATCCTTTAGACTTATGTATGGTCATCGCCTTTATTCCAGACACACTGGCACCGGCAGATATTGTTTTGTATTTCAGTTCATCGTCCCAGTATTGAAGAAAATTATTAATATCAGAGGGCTTGTCGTTTAAGTATTTAGATATTGAATCGTAGAAGGCGAAAAGATATGCTGATTGGTTTTCGATAATACTTAAATTAAACGATTGGTAGATATATCCAATAAGTTCGTACAATGGGATATACAATGTTTGAGATATTATATCGTTAAAATTCTCAGGCAGGCTGATATTAAATTCTCCAAGAAAATATAATAGTTGTTCTTTGCTTATTACATCGTCGGGCTTAGCAATAGTTTTTAATACTTCAATTATTATTTTTATTGCAGGAGCAGATTGCAGTTCGAAAGCATCGTTTGATATAATGTTCAAATAATTGTTTTCGGCAAGTTCGGGATATTCATTTTTTATAGAAGATAAATAATCGGCAATGTTTTTAATGTCGTTATTTGTTCGAGTTAGTATACATATATCATTAGCATTTACACCATTATTATATAGAGTTTGTATTTGATTAAACACTTCCTCTTTTACAAGTTTAGAATATTCTTTGAAGTTTAAGAAATGAACAGCAGCATATCCTTCGTCTTTATGTTTTACAATGTTTTGTTTAACATCATCTTCTTTGTAAGTAGAAAGGAAAGGAGATTGTATTGAGCTATTATTAAACTGTTCGGTAAATTGAGTGTTTAAGGCTTCGGCAGCTTTAACAAAGAAGTCGTTGTTGAAAGAAATTATATTTCCAGCACTACGAAAGTTATTTGCCAAAGTTTCTGTAGTGGCATCAAGTTCTTTATCTACAGTGCTAAGTATTTTCCAATCACCGTTTCTCCACCTATATATAGATTGTTTTACATCGCCTACTATCAAACTAAATTTATCATTAGCAATTATTTCAGAAAGCAAAGCTTTGAAGTTGCTCCATTGTAGTCGAGACGTGTCTTGAAATTCGTCTATCATAACGTGCTTTATATCCGAACTTATTTTTTCGTATATAAAAGGAGCATCCGACTTGTCTATCATCTGATTAAGAAACATAGCCGTGTCGGAAAGCATAAATCTATTTTCTTCTGAGTTTCTTTCGTCTATAATTTTCGCAATGTCCCAGATTAATCCTAACTGATGAAGATTTCCGGTTATAAGTTCTGTTGTCCACAGTTGGTGTAGAGTCTCGAAGTTTTCGTTGAATAAATGTATGAGATGATTCTCTACTAAAGAATATATTTCAAGTCTTCTTTTATTAGTCTTTGTAGTCCACGCTTCAACTTCTTCTCTGTAGTTTAGCAGAGTAGGAGTAATAGAAGGAGAGTAATTACCTTCGGCTAAATTCTTAAAGAAATCAATAGGATTGGACTTTTTCTTAAAGTCGTTAGTAGTGAGAGCGTTTTGCTCAAGAATGTCTTTAACTTTTTGGTAATTGCGTTCAAATATTTGTTTGCATTCTTGCTTTATTTGTTGCTGTTGCTTATTAATATCAACAAATATATTGGGGTTTTCGCTTAGTTGAGTCTTTAGTAATTGTTCGTTCTCTTGAAAAAACTCGTTATAAATACACTTACTAAATTCGAATATTTCTTTTTCTATTCGCCAAGCTTTATCGTCTTCTAACTTATGTTCTATGTATGTGGTAAGCCAATTTAATAATCTTTTGTCGGTGTTAGCTTTTTCAATAGTCAAACGGACAGCTTCTTGGAGTGTTTTGTTTGTGTTCATTTCCAAGTTGTACTTAGAACCCTTTCCCAACTCGCGAGCTAAGTTTCTGAGTATTTTTTGGAAAAAACTATCAATAGTTGTTATGCTTAACCGACTGTAATCGTGTAGTATGTTGTTTAGAAGTTTTTGAGCTCGAGTTCTTATTTGTTCTTCCGATAAAGAAATTTTCTCAAGCTTTAGAGTCGAGATAATAGAATTAATAAAGCCTTGCGATTCTTCTGTGTTAAAAGCCAGCCCATAAAGTTCGGCGAGAATCCTGTCTAACATCTCGCCAGTAGCATCTTTAGTGAAAGTAACCGCTAATATATGTCTGTAATTATAGTCCGATTCGGCAACTAATAACTCTTTGATATACTCTTTGGCTAAGGTGTAAGTTTTTCCAGAGCCCGCAGAAGCTTTATAAATTTTTATTTTCGACATCTTAGATTAATCTTCATACATCTTGTCTATAACATCTTTGAATTTGTCGGCGATAAACGTTCTCTTCATTTTAAGAGTATTGGTAAGCTCACCACCTTCTATAGTGAAAGGTTCGGCAAGTAAAGCGAAACGTTTTATTTGTTCATAACTTGCAAATTCGTTTTGCATATCACCGATTTGTTTTTCAAATAGTTCTTGTACTTTAGGGTGTTTGTACAGTTCTTCGGTTGAACTATAAGCTATATTGTTTTTGTCGGCAAAAGCTTTCACTTCGTCTACCGCAGGAATAATAAGAGCAGTAACATATTTACGTTGGTCTCCTATTGCAATAGCGGTGTCGATATATTTATC belongs to Dysgonomonadaceae bacterium PH5-43 and includes:
- a CDS encoding hypothetical protein (product_source=Hypo-rule applied; cleavage_site_network=SignalP-noTM; pfam=PF17170; superfamily=63825), with the translated sequence MIRKIDVRNIFVFLLSLFCLYSCTSNVNNEDIEPQFVETKIKQNDSKLILDPPMKKGAANIESIVESSEIIPLETNSESLIGSIDDIKFDQELIFIADKRKTSTLFIYSKEGDFLRKIYRKGNAGEEYLSFDGFDLDVENKLIYILDGTRGSILVWDYQGNYVDKYNLPCNNINTFMYLNNGCFYIDFGFRQNAFIKDAPHNLVLYNTVTDSLENSFFPFDFDMFKLRILDNSIFYKQDNKVFYKPLLSNNVFEIEKDSLNPILECDLDGFEIPISSYYLTNKEFEKEQETKHYAQIGKYLNFENWIYTSIDRNTMSAHYFYNKETQQGFLDLSFVMNKNGFIAPDIYQCDDNSFCGWIMPEQLYLFDPNTVLLQDDNPFLVIYNLKQ
- a CDS encoding hypothetical protein (product_source=Hypo-rule applied; cath_funfam=1.10.238.10; transmembrane_helix_parts=Inside_1_6,TMhelix_7_24,Outside_25_162), which encodes MKKQKNILLIVSFIGIAVITFLSYKLTQSDCMRNIFSYNVKKNISEAFYDKKELTINSEELDTFWKEGYETMILISSNTSEEGILGIDSIFSFDKEKYNSMNTFLLINDAFDDIAISPKYQIPCLVIKGNPFDIILNNTSEPVICSVRKSENKYFFSFLKRI
- a CDS encoding ATP-dependent helicase/nuclease subunit A (product_source=KO:K16898; cath_funfam=3.40.50.300; cog=COG1074; ko=KO:K16898; pfam=PF00580,PF13361; superfamily=52540); the encoded protein is MSKIKIYKASAGSGKTYTLAKEYIKELLVAESDYNYRHILAVTFTKDATGEMLDRILAELYGLAFNTEESQGFINSIISTLKLEKISLSEEQIRTRAQKLLNNILHDYSRLSITTIDSFFQKILRNLARELGKGSKYNLEMNTNKTLQEAVRLTIEKANTDKRLLNWLTTYIEHKLEDDKAWRIEKEIFEFSKCIYNEFFQENEQLLKTQLSENPNIFVDINKQQQQIKQECKQIFERNYQKVKDILEQNALTTNDFKKKSNPIDFFKNLAEGNYSPSITPTLLNYREEVEAWTTKTNKRRLEIYSLVENHLIHLFNENFETLHQLWTTELITGNLHQLGLIWDIAKIIDERNSEENRFMLSDTAMFLNQMIDKSDAPFIYEKISSDIKHVMIDEFQDTSRLQWSNFKALLSEIIANDKFSLIVGDVKQSIYRWRNGDWKILSTVDKELDATTETLANNFRSAGNIISFNNDFFVKAAEALNTQFTEQFNNSSIQSPFLSTYKEDDVKQNIVKHKDEGYAAVHFLNFKEYSKLVKEEVFNQIQTLYNNGVNANDICILTRTNNDIKNIADYLSSIKNEYPELAENNYLNIISNDAFELQSAPAIKIIIEVLKTIAKPDDVISKEQLLYFLGEFNISLPENFNDIISQTLYIPLYELIGYIYQSFNLSIIENQSAYLFAFYDSISKYLNDKPSDINNFLQYWDDELKYKTISAGASVSGIKAMTIHKSKGLQFHTVIIPYCKWSINPKYDQTIWCKQKEDVYSLAMLPVGYNNKMADTVFAEEYVEETVQSWFDNLNILYVAFTRAEHNLIVIATYSKEVKGISSAANLLQSFINNTSLNGEWNDEDKVFSFGKINPSKNKTDKSSDNPFLTQPKAYATKFISSALTTDKPIFKQSNKSREFVLQTEENKYISHGNIMHKLFEQITHIDDLNSIIDSFVTEGLIPYNEKEIIQSSVLSAIKESNNEHWFNGSYKSYPEYTILLEENGEVVSKRPDRVLFSDTETIVIDYKFGKERKSHKKQVEEYMQILRDMKYINVKGYIWYVEEGDIISV